One region of Natronorubrum aibiense genomic DNA includes:
- a CDS encoding dicarboxylate/amino acid:cation symporter codes for MASSIRQLYDRYRSVPIIYRIGIAFVLGSLLGLTVGEPATRLEPLGELFVRLLQMIVIPIIIFTLLMGARRLSPSSLGKIGSQIVVLYLATTAIAIGFGLLVGNLINPGIGLEVADASVETKEAPDMVDVFMNIVPTNPIGAMADGNVLPTIFFVIAFGLALAYLQDEYDVGTPVHDGVQTVFELAETGAEAMFKIVWGVMEYGVIGVFALMATTFGQSGADAIAPFAKLIGALTLAVALHIGFTYLLVIQWGLLRESPLDFLKGAKEAMVTALSIRSSSGTLPVTMNDADENFGVDEEVYSFSLPLGATINMDGTAMYQGVAAIFAANMVGQTLTLGEQLTVVMTALLASIGTAGVPGSGLIMLTMILTQLGLPLEVVGMVAGVDPILDRLRTMNNVTGDLAVTTLVADWNDKIDRASTVWTEVDVPTPTADDD; via the coding sequence ATGGCGAGTTCTATCCGCCAACTATACGATCGGTATCGATCTGTTCCAATAATCTATCGAATTGGAATCGCGTTCGTACTCGGATCCCTACTTGGTCTGACTGTTGGCGAACCAGCCACGCGGCTCGAACCGCTCGGTGAACTGTTCGTTCGACTACTCCAGATGATCGTGATTCCGATTATCATTTTCACACTCCTTATGGGTGCTCGACGGCTCTCACCCTCCAGTCTCGGAAAAATCGGATCACAGATCGTGGTACTGTATCTGGCTACCACCGCTATCGCGATCGGGTTCGGTCTGTTGGTCGGGAACCTGATCAATCCCGGCATCGGGCTCGAAGTGGCGGATGCGAGCGTCGAGACCAAGGAGGCACCCGACATGGTCGATGTCTTCATGAATATCGTCCCGACGAACCCAATTGGAGCGATGGCCGACGGAAACGTCCTTCCAACGATCTTCTTCGTCATTGCCTTTGGCCTCGCACTCGCCTATTTGCAGGACGAATACGACGTTGGGACGCCGGTCCACGACGGGGTTCAAACGGTGTTCGAACTCGCCGAAACCGGCGCAGAGGCGATGTTCAAAATCGTCTGGGGCGTCATGGAGTACGGCGTCATCGGCGTGTTTGCCCTGATGGCAACGACGTTCGGACAATCCGGTGCTGACGCGATTGCTCCGTTCGCTAAACTCATCGGAGCGCTTACCCTCGCAGTCGCGCTCCACATCGGATTCACGTATCTGCTCGTCATTCAGTGGGGACTACTCCGAGAGTCCCCACTAGATTTCCTCAAGGGAGCCAAGGAGGCAATGGTAACCGCTCTGAGTATTCGCTCTAGCAGCGGGACGCTGCCAGTGACAATGAATGACGCCGATGAGAACTTCGGTGTCGATGAGGAAGTCTACAGTTTCTCACTGCCACTCGGAGCAACGATCAACATGGACGGAACGGCAATGTATCAGGGGGTTGCAGCGATTTTCGCTGCCAACATGGTCGGTCAAACACTGACCCTCGGAGAACAACTGACCGTGGTTATGACAGCGCTTCTGGCAAGCATCGGCACTGCGGGCGTTCCAGGGAGTGGCCTGATCATGCTGACGATGATTCTTACCCAACTCGGCTTGCCACTCGAGGTTGTCGGAATGGTGGCTGGCGTTGATCCGATCCTTGATCGACTTCGGACAATGAACAACGTCACTGGCGATCTCGCAGTGACGACGCTCGTTGCTGACTGGAACGACAAGATCGACCGCGCGTCAACTGTCTGGACGGAAGTAGACGTGCCGACGCCGACTGCGGACGACGACTGA